The Vogesella indigofera nucleotide sequence CGCCACCTTCTCGTCCAGATGCTTGGGCAGCACGTACACCTTGTTCTCGTACTTGTGCTCGTTGGCGAAGATCTCGATCTGCGCCAGCACCTGGTTGGTGAAGGAGTTGGACATCACGAAGCTCGGGTGGCCGGTGGCGCAGCCCAGGTTCACCAGGCGGCCTTCGGCCAGCAGGATGATGCGTTTGCCGTCCGGGAAGATGATGTGGTCGACCTGCGGCTTGATGTTTTCCCACTGGTACTGGCGTAGCGAAGCGACTTCGATCTCGCTGTCGAAGTGGCCGATGTTGCACACGATGGCGTTGTTGCGCATCTTCTTCATGTGCTCGTGATTGATCACGCCGACGTTGCCGGTGGTGGTGACGAAGATGTCGGCCTGATCGCAGACCTCATCCATGCGTACCACGCGGTAGCCTTCCATCGCCGCCTGCAGCGCGCAGATCGGATCGATTTCGGTGACCCATACGGTAGCGCCCAGACCACGCAGCGATTGCGCGCAGCCCTTGCCCACGTCACCGTAGCCCAGCACCACAGCAACCTTGCCGGCGATCATCACGTCGGTGGCGCGCTTGATGCCGTCGACCAGCGATTCGCGGCAGCCGTACAGGTTGTCGAACTTGGACTTGGTCACCGAGTCGTTGACGTTGAAGGCCGGGAACGGCAGCAGGCCGTCCTTTTCCAGCTGGTACAGGCGATGCACGCCGGTGGTGGTTTCCTCGGTCACGCCCTTGATGTGTACCAGACGCTTGGAGTACCACTGCGGATCGATTTCCAGGTGACGCTTGATGGAGGCGAACAGCGCGGTTTCTTCTTCGTTGGTCGGATGGCCGATCACGCCGAGGTCCTTCTCCGCCTTGCTGCCCAGCATCAGCAGCAGGGTGGCGTCGCCACCGTCGTCGAGGATCATGTTCGCCGGCTGACCTTCCGGCCATTCGAAGATCTTGTGGCTGAACTCCCAGTACTCGTCCAGGCTCTCGCCCTTGAAGGCGAATACCGGAATGTTGGCCGCAGCGATGGCGGCGGCGGCGTGGTCCTGGGTGGAGAAGATATTGCACGATGCCCAGCGCACTTCGGCGCCCAGCGCGGTCAGCGTCTCGATCAGCACCGCGGTCTGTACCGTCATGTGCAGCGAACCGGCGATGCGCGCGCCGCGCAGCGGCTGGCTGTGCTGGTATTCCTTGCGCGTGGCCATCAGGCCCGGCATTTCGGTCTCGGCAATATTGAGTTCCTTGCGGCCCCAATCTGCCAGATTGATATCGGCAACGAGATAGTCGTTGAATGCAGCCATCGTGTATTCCTTTGTCACGAAGGCCGGGAGGGATGGCTCACCCGCGCATCCCGTGCCCGGCACGGGTTATCCTGAAGCGGCCCGATCGGAGCCGTTCAATGAAAAGCAGGTGAGCGCCGTTTTGCGTTTCCGGGCCTGGGGCGTGGCCTCGCAGCGCTCCCCGGAATCCCGCCATTATGGCAGAACTTGCGGCGCAAGGTTGGCCGCAAGCACGCCGCACTGGCGACAAGGCCGCCGCGGGCGGTGCCGGGCGGCAAAGAAAAAGGCCTCTTGCGAGGCCTTGGTGCACAACAAGGTGAGTAGCTTACAGGCCGGCAGCGGCGCGCAGCGCGGCGGCCTTGTCGGTACGTTCCCAGGTGAACTCCGGCTCTTCGCGGCCAAAGTGGCCGTAGGCGGCGGTCTTGGTGTAGATCGGACGCAACAGGTCCAGCATCTGCACGATGCCCTTCGGACGCAGGTCGAAGTGCTGTTTTACCAGCTCGACGATGCGCTCGTTCGGAATGGCGTTGGTGCCGAAGGTGTCCACCGAGATCGAGGTCGGCTCGGCGACGCCGATGGCGTAGGAAACCTGGATCTGGCACTGGCGCGCCAGACCGGCGGCGACCACGTTCTTGGCCACGTAGCGACCGGCGTAGGCGGCGGAACGGTCAACCTTGGTCGGATCCTTGCCGGAGAAGGCACCACCACCGTGCGGTGCGGCACCGCCGTAGGTGTCGACGATGATCTTGCGACCGGTCAGACCGCAGTCACCCATCGGGCCGCCGATGACGAAACGGCCGGTCGGGTTGATCAGGAACTTGGTTTCGGCGGTAATCATTTCCGCCGGCAGCACCGGCTTGATGATGTCCTCGATCACCGCTTCGGTCAGTGTCTTGTGGTCGATTTCCGGCGCGTGCTGGGTGGACAGCACCACGGTGTCGATGCGCTTGGGCAGGCCGGTTTCGCTGTCGTAGACGCAGGTGATCTGGCTCTTGGCATCCGGACGCAGCCACGGCAGACGGCCGTCCTTGCGCAGTTCCGCCTGACGCTGCACCAGACGGTGCGCGTAGTAGATCGGGAACGGCATCAGCGTCGGGGTTTCGTCGCAGGCGTAGCCGAACATCAGACCCTGGTCGCCGGCGCCCTGGTCCAGATCGAGGCCTTCGCCTTCGTTGACGCCTTGGGCGATGTCCGGCGACTGCTTGTCGTAGCACACCATCACGGCACAACCGCGATGGTCAAAACCCAGCTCGGTATTGTCGTAACCGATGCGCTTGATGGTTTCGCGCGCGATCTTGATGTAGTCGATGTTGGCGGTGGTGGTGATCTCGCCGGCCAGTACGACCAGACCGGTGTTGACCAGAGTCTCGGCCGCAACGCGGGCGTATTTGTCTTCACGCAGGATGGCGTCCAGAATGGCGTCGGAAATCTGGTCCGCGACCTTGTCCGGATGGCCTTCAGATACCGATTCAGATGTAAAAAGATATTCGCTCATTGTGTCCGTTCCCGAATAATGGCCTTTGAGTTAATGATAAAATAGCGCGTTTACTTTCCAGCAGACCATGATGACCCGAATCGCACGACTCATCCTGCAGACCCTGGCCGCGTTGCCGTTACCGGCACTGCACCGGTTGGGCGCCCTACTGGGGAAAATCCTCTATTACCTATCGCCGCGTTTTCGCGAACGCATACGCGAAAACCTCAAAACCAGTCAAATCGCTGGAAGTTATCAGCTTTACGAATCGCTCGTCAAACTCTGTGCAGCAGAAACCGGCAAGGGTGCGCTGGAACTGGCCATCGCCTGGTGCCGCGAGCCGGACTACATCACCTCGCTGGTACAGGGCTGCGACGGCTGGGAGCATGTCGAGGCGGCGCTGGCGGAGGGCAAGGGGCTAATCTTCGTCACCCCACACCTCGGCAGCTACGACATTGCCGGACGCTACATCTCGGCCCGGCTGCCGTTCCCGCTGACCGCGATGTACCGTCCGCCGAAGCTGGCGTGGCTGGAGCCGATCATGAACGAGGGCCGCGCCCGCGGCAAAGGCCGCACCGCGCCGGCCACCGGCGCCGGCGTGCGCCAGCTGATGAAGGCGCTGAAATCCGGCGAGGCCACCATCATCCTGCCGGACCAGGTGCCCGGCAGCGGCGAAGGCGCGTGGGCGCCGTTCTTCGGCAAGCCGGCGTTCACCATGACACTGCTGGCGCGGCTGGCACAGATGAACAATGTCGCCGTGCTGTGGTTTACAGGCGAACGGCTGGCCGGCGGTGCCGGCTTCCACATCCACATCAGCCGCCAGCAGGGCGAGTTCAGCGGCGAACGCGAGGCCGATGCCGCGGTGGTCAACGCCAATGTCGAACGCCTGATCCAGCGTTGGCCGCAACAGTATCTGTGGAGCTACAACCGCTACAAAACGCCGTCCGGCGCTCCGTCCCCCGATCAAGCCTAACTGGAATACCGCATGAAATTCGCCCTAGCCCTGCTGTGGCTGATCCGCCTGTTGCCGCTGCCCGTCATCCACTCCCTGGCCTGGGGCCTGGGGCAACTGGCCTACCTGCTCGCCCGCGAACGCCGTCGCGTCGGTCTGATCAACCTGCGCCTGTGCTTTCCCGACATGGGGCTGACGCAACGCCGCCAGCTGATCCGCCGCCACTTTGTCGAGATGATGAAGCTGGTGCTGGAGTACGGCATCGTGTGGTGGTCGTCGCCGCAGCGGCTGCGCCAGCTGGTGGAGGTGCGCGGGCTGGAACACATCACCCGCCTGCGCGAGGCGGGCGAGGACGTGGTGCTGTTCTACCCGCACTTCGTCGCCTTCGAGATCTGCGCGCTGCGCCTGAACCTGGAGGTACCGCTGGTCAGCGTCTATTCGCACCAGAAGAACAAGACGCTGGACGCGCAGTTCTACCAGGGCCGCAACCGCTTCGACAATGCCTTTATCGTGTCGCGGCAGGAGAGCCTGCGCAGCATCATCAAGGCCATGCGCAAAGAACACACCCCGTTCCTGTACCTACCGGACCAGGACTTCGGCCCGCGCGACGCCATCTTTGTGAAGTTCTTCGCCACCGACGCTGCCACCATCACCGGCCTGTCGCGCATTGCCAGCATCGCCAAAGCCAAGGTAGTGCCGGCGATCGCCCGCCGCGAAGGCGCGCGCTTCGTGCTCGACATCCATCCGCCGCTGGACAACTTCCCCAGCGACAACCTGGAAGCCGATACCCGCCGCATGAACGCCTTTCTGGAGCAGCGCATCCTGGAGGCGCCGGAACAGTACTTCTGGCTGCACAAGCGCTTCAAGACCCGGCCACAGGGACAGGCTCGCTTTTACTGAACCGGTGGTAGCAAGCACGGGCAAGGACGGCTGCGGCCAACCTTGCCCGTTTTGTTTTCGGGACAAGCCGGCGGTGAGTGGGCTTTCCGCACCGGGTAAAGACACGGTTGCAGCGGAAGAGAAGTGATACCGATTGGTGCCGGCCTGCGCGTGACCAAGGTTGGCCGCAACCATGACGACATGGCCGCAGCACAGCCCCAACCCTGCCCTGCTCCGCTGCGATCGGGAGCTGAGACCTTTATCTCCAAACATCCCGGGCTACCCGGAGCGTGGCCCACGCTGTCGACAGCCAAACAAAAACGCCACGATCAGATCGTGGCGTTTTTGTTGTGCTGCGCAGCGGCTTAGATACCGCGCTTCTTCCAGAAGTAGCGGCCGATGAAACCGGGAAACGCAAACACCAGGAACAGTGCCAGGGTGGTGACATAGAACTGCCACTTCTGCACGTGTACCGGGGAATAGCGGCCTTCCAGCAGCTGTGCCAGCACGCCCAGCAGCAGGTACAGCGCCACCAGTTCCAGCAACTGCCAGCCAAAGTGCTTGTTGGCGACCTGCCAGATGCCGGCAACACGCCGGGTCATGAATGGCAGGTTGGCCGCAACAAACGCGAGCAGTAACAGAACGATGACGCTGACTTCCATGCTGATTCCTTACAGGACGACGAGGGATTGTTTCATCGCTTCGACACACATTGCGATCAGACGTTCCGGCATCGCACCCAGTACCAGCAAGGCCACGGCATTGAGCGACAGCACCAGTTTCATGTCACCGGAGATGGTGATCGGGCTGTGATCCTGCACGTCGTCGAAGTACATCACCTTGACCGCGCGCAGGTAGTAGAAGGCACCGATCAGCGACATCAGCACCGCCACGATCGCCAGCCACAGCAGGTTGACGTTGACGATGGCCTGGATCACCGCAAACTTGGCGTAGAAGCCCGCCAGCGGCGGAATACCGGCCATCGAGAACAGCGCCAGCAACATCAGCAGCGCGTACCAGCTGTTGCGGCCGTTGAGGCCTTTCAGGTCGTCCAGCGTCTCGCACTCGAAACCGGCACGCGACAGGCCCAGCAGGATGCCGAAACCGGCCAGCGAGGTCAGCACGTAAACGATCACGTAGAACAGTGCGGCGGAGTAGCCTTCGGCATTACCGGCGATCAGGCCCAGCAGCAGGAAACCCATGTGCGAGATGGTCGAATAGGCCAGCATGCGCTTGAGGTTGGTCTGTGCAATGGCAGTCAGGTTACCGATGGCCATCGACAGCACAGCCAGAATCACCAGCATACCCTGCCAGTCGGCCACCATTTCGCCCAGACCCTGCACCAAGATGCGGATCACGAACACGAAGGCCGCCAGTTTCGGTGCGGCACCGATCATCAGCGTCATCGCGGTGGACGAGCCCTGGTAAACGTCAGGCACCCACATGTGGAACGGTACCGCGCCCAGCTTGAATGCGAGACCAGCCACGATGAACACCAGGCCGAAGACCAGCAGTGTCTGGTTGGCGCTGCCCGAGGCGATCGCCTGAGCGACCTTGGCCAGTTCCAGCGAGCCGGTGGCACCGTACACCATCGACACACCGTACAGCAGCAAGCCGGAAGCCAGCGCGCCGAGCACGAAGTACTTCATCGCGGCTTCGATGGCGCGACCGGACTCACGCTGCAAGGCAATCAGCGAGTACAGCGACAGCGACAGTAGTTCCAGGCCCATGTACAGGCTGACGAAGTTGCTGGCCGACACCATCAGGTTCATGCCCAGCAGGGCGAACAGGGTCAGGGTGAAGTATTCACCCTTGAACAGGTCGCGATCCTTGACGTACTGGCGGGTGTAAACCAGCACCAGTGCCGTCACGCCGTACATCGCCACCTTGACGATGTCCGACAGCGGATCATCGACAAACATGCCACTGAGGGTGATGGTGGCGAACGGCTCGAAAGTGGAAACCTGGATCACGGCACAAACCAGCAGTGTCAGCAGCGACAGTGCGTAGGTAATGCCGCGCTTGGCGTCCGAGATAAACAGGTCAAGAATGAGGATTACCGACAGAGCCCCCAGCAGGAACATCTCTGGCAAAGCCGGCATCAGATTGAGATCAGCCCAATTCATTTCGTATTCCTTGTGGCCTCTTAGAGCTTGCTTTGCGCAACGTGCGCGATCAGTTCATTGACAGACAGGTGCATCTTTTCAACGAACAGCTGCGGGTACAGACCCATGCCCAGTACGGTCACGGCCAAGATCACCAGAATCAGGAATTCACGCTTGTTGACGTCCTTCATCTCTTCCACGTGGTGGTTGCCCACCTCACCGAAGATCACGCGCTTGTACATCCACAGGGTGTAGGCGGCACCGAAGATCAGGGTGGTGGCAGCCAGCGCGGCAACCAGGAAGTTCACCTGCACCGCACCCATGATCACCATGAACTCGCCGACGAAGCCGGAAGTGGCCGGCAGACCGGAGTTGGCCATGCCGAACAGCATCATGAAGGCGGCGAAGATCGGCATCTTGTTGGCGACACCACCGTAGTCGGCGATGTTGCGGCTGTGCACGCGGTCATACATCACGCCGATGCAGAAGAACATCGCGGCGGAAACGAAGCCGTGCGACACCATCTGCACCAGTGCACCTTCCACCGCCCACGCATTCATCTGGCTGCCAGTGAACAGGAACATGCCCAGGGTCACGAAGCCCATGTGGGAAATGGAGGAGTAGGCCACCAGTTTCTTCATGTCGGTTTGCACCAGTGCCACCAGACCGATGTACACCACCGCCACCAGCGACAGGCCGATAATGATCGGGGACAGCTCGATCGAGGCATCCGGCACGATAGGCAGCGCAAATCGCAGGAAGCCGTAGGCACCGATCTTCAGCGTGATCGCCGCCAGCACCATGGAACCGCCGGTCGGTGCTTCCACGTGGGCATCCGGCAACCAGGTATGTACCGGCCACATCGGCACCTTCACCGCAAACGACAGGAAGAAGGCGATGAACAGCAGGATCTGCACCTGCAGCGGGATCTGCTTCAGTGCCTGGAAGGCCTGGATGTCAAAGCTCTTGCCGGCCTGGAAGTACAGGTAGATGAACGCTACCAGCATCAGCAGCGAACCCAGCAGCGTGTACAGGAAGAACTTGATCGAGGCGTAAACGCGACGCGGACCGCCCCACACACCGATGATCAGGTACATCGGGATCAGCATGCCCTCGAAGAACACGTAGAACAGGATCGCGTCCAGCGCGGCGAAGGCACCGTTGATCAGGCCGGACATGATCAGGAACGCGGCCATGTACTGTGCGGTGCGCTTCTGGATCACTTCCCAGCCGGCCAGGATCACCATCAGCGTGGTGAAGCTGTTCAGCACGATGAACAGCATCGAGATGCCGTCCACCCCCAGGTGGTAGTTGATACCGAGGGATTCGATCCACGGCATGTTTTCGACAAACTGCATGCCGCCATGCAGGTTGTCGAACTGCGTAAACAACGGGAGCGATACCAGGAACCCCAGCACGGCACCAGCCAGCGCCAGCCAGCGCGCCAGCGGTGCGCGCTGGTCGCCACCGGTCGCCAGCACCAGCAGGCCGGCTACGATGGGGGTCCAGATCACCAGACTCAAAGGATTAGCAAACATATCGAGAACCTAATTTGTTATATCGATTCCGGTACCGATCCTTAACGGAGGATCAGCGGCTTGAACCAGTACGTCATCAGAACCAGCACCCCGATGATCATCACCGCAGCGTAGCTGTAGATGAAACCGGTTTGCAGCTTGCGGACCGCTCTGGATACCGAGCCGACCAGACGGGCACTGCCATTCACCAGCAAGCCATCGATCAGCAGCATGTCACCGACTTTCCAGAAGAAAGTGCCCAGTGCGCGCGAACCTTTGGCAAACACGGCGAAGTACAGCTCGTCCATGTAGTACTTGTTCTCGAGTAGCGTGTGCACGCCGGAGAATTTCTGCTTGATGGCGGCCGGGATGTGCGGCGCCTTCATGTAGAAGAACCAGGCCAGCGCCACACCGGCGGCAGCCAGCCAGAACGGCAAGGTCACGAAGGCGTGCAGGCCCATGGCCATCGCATCGTGGGCATGATGCATTGCTGCTTCCAGGCCCGGATGTGCTTCCAGATTGGTGAAGATCACGCCGTTGAAGAACTTGCCACCGACCAGCGGATGGATGGCGAAGAAGCCGATCAGCACCGAAGGAATCGCCAGCAGTGCCAGTGGCAGCGTCACCACCCATGGCGACTCGTGCGGCTTGTCGTTCGGACCCAGACCATGGTGGTGGTCATCGGACGGTTCTTCGTCGTCATGATCGCCTTCATGGGCGTGGTGCGAACCGTGGTTCTCCATCCAGCGTTCCTTGCCGTGGAAGACCAGGAAGTACATGCGGAAAGAGTAGAACGCGGTCACGAACACGCCGGCGATCACGGCAAAGTAGGCAAAGCCGGAAGCCGCCAGGTTGCTGTGTTCCACGGCCAGGATGATGGAATCCTTGGAGTAGAAACCGGAGAAGAACGGGGTACCGATCAGCGCCAGCGAACCCAGCAGCGAGGTAATCCAGGTAATCGGCATGTACTTGCGCAGGCCGCCCATATTGCGCATGTCCTGGTCATGATGCATGCCCATGATCACGGAACCGGCGCCGAGGAACAGCAGGGCCTTGAAGAACGCGTGCGTCATCACGTGGAACATGGCCACCGAGTAGGCGGAAGCGCCCAGCGCTACGGTCATGTAACCCAGCTGCGACAGGGTGGAGTAAGCCACCACGCGCTTGATGTCGTTCTGCACCACGCCGAGGAAACCCATGAACAGCGCGGTGATCGAGCCGGCCACCATCACCACGTTCAGTGCGGTATCCGACATTTCGAACAGCGGGCTCATGCGCGATACCATGAAGATACCGGCGGTCACCATGGTTGCCGCGTGGATCAGTGCCGAGATCGGCGTCGGACCTTCCATCGAGTCCGGCAGCCACACGTGCAGCGGGAACTGCGCCGACTTACCCATCGCGCCGATAAACAGCAGGATGCAGGTTACAGTCAGCAGCGACCACTCCACCCCTGGAATGATCTGGATGGTCTTGCTGGCCAGCGCCGGCGCCGCAGCGAACACGTCGCTGTAGTTCAGCGAACCGCCGAAATAGGCCAGTACCAGGCCGATACCGAGCAGGAAGCCAAAGTCACCGACACGGTTGACCAGGAAGGCCTTCAGGTTGGCGAAGATCGCAGTCGGACGCTTGAACCAGAAACCGATCAGCAGATAGGAGACCAGACCCACCGCTTCCCAGCCGAAGAACAGCTGGATGAAGTTGTTGGACATCACCAGCATCAGCATCGAGAAGGTAAACAGCGAGATGTAGCTGAAGAAGCGCTGGTAACCCGGATCTTCGTGCATGTAGCCGATGGTGTAGATATGCACCATCAGCGACACGCTGGTCACCACCACCAGCATCATCGCAGTCAGCGAGTCAACGAGGAAGCCGACGGAGAACTCGAAACCACCGACCGTCAGCCAAGTGTATACAGGGGCATTGAATACCTGGGTGCTGCCGTCAAGGAAGCCCTTCAGTACGCCAATCGAGAGAACCGCCGAAACTGCCACGCCAAGAATGGTAACAACGTGTGCAGCACGGCGACCAATCGCCCATCCAAACAGGCCTGCAATGACCGACCCCACCAGTGGTGAGAGCGCAATCAGCAGGTATAAGCTCTTCATATCCATGTTTGTCGTGCTTTTTAAAGTGGTATCCGGTTGCCTTAGCCTTTGAGGCTGCCCAAGTCTTCTACGTTGATGCTGTCCAGTTTACGGAACAGCACCACCAGAATCGCCAGACCAATCGCCGATTCTGCCGCCGCAACGGTAAGGATGAAGAAGACGAAGATCTGCCCAGCCGTATCAGACAGATAGTGCGAAAACGCGATGAAGTTGTAGTTCACCGCCAGCAACATCAGTTCGATGGCCATCAGCAGGATGATCAGGTTTTTCCGGTTCAGGAAAATACCCAGTACGCTGATGGCAAACAGGATGCCGGCCAGAACCAGGAAGTGTGTGAGTGAAAGCACGTGTCCTCCTAATCGGCCGTCAGGCCTGTTGCTCGTTGGTGTCAGAAGCAGTGTCCGCTTCAGGCTTCACCGCCTGAACCTGAACCACGCGCACGCGGTCATTACGACGCACCCGCACCTGCTCCGCCGGATTGATGTACTTGCTGTCAGCACGCTTACGCATGGTGATACCGATGGCGGCAACCATCGCCACCAGCAGCACGACCGCCGCGGCCTCGAATGGCAGCAGATAAACGGTATACAGCTGGCGACCCAGTTCGCGTACGTTGCTGGCATCGGCCGCAACCGCAGGCCCGGCCTGGAAGCCGGCAAGGTTAGCCTCCGGGCTGGACAGGATCAGCAGCATTTCGGCCACCATCACCAGCGCCACGGTGCCGGCCAGCGGGAAGTTCTGCCAGAAGCCTTCACGCAGCTTCTCGATGTTGATGTCCAGCATCATCACCACGAACAGGAACAACACCATCACCGCACCGACATAGACCAGCACCAGCGCAATGGCGAGGAACTCCGCCTGCAGCAGCAGCCAGTGGCCGGAGGCGGTAAAGAACGCCAGCACCAGATACAAGGCCGCATGAACCGGGTTTTTGGCCGTCACCACGCGGAACGCGGCAACGATCAGGATCAACGACAGCACATAAAACACAACAGCTTGAAAGCTCATGTCTCCCCCTTAGCGATACTTGGCATCAGCAGCCTTGTTGGCCGCAATTTCAGCCTCGTACTTGTCACCCACCGCCAGCAGCATCGGCTTGGTGTAGTAGAGGTCGCCACGTTTTTCGCCGTGGTATTCAAAAATGTGCGTTTCCACAATGGCGTCGACCGGGCAGGCTTCTTCACAGAAACCGCAGAAAATGCACTTGGTCAGATCGATGTCGTAGCGGCTGGTACGACGAGTACCGTCGTCACGCTGCTCTGACTCGATGGTGATGGCCAGCGCCGGGCACACCGCCTCGCACAGCTTACAGGCGATGCAGCGCTCTTCGCCGTTGGCGTAACGGCGCTGCGCGTGCAGGCCGCGGAAGCGCGGCGAGATCGGGGTCTTCTCTTCCGGGAACTGGACGGTGATCTTGCGGGCGAAGAAGTGACGACCGGTCACCATCAGGCCCTGCACCAGTTCTACCAGCAGGAAGGTTTTGAAAAAATTTCGGATCATTTCCATGCTATTCATCCAATCCGTATCAGTTCCACAGCGACAGTGGGCTCATCATCCAGGCGCCGACAACCAGCACCCAAACCAGCGATACCGGGATGAAGATTTTCCAGCCCAGACGCATGATCTGGTCGTAGCGATAGCGCGGGAAGGTGGCACGGAACCACAGGAACAGGAACAGCACCAGGGAAATCTTGACCAGCAGCCAGATCACGCCGGATGCGCCCAGCGCGCCCCAGGAAGCCGGGAACGGCGACAGCCAGCCGCCCATGAACATGATGGCGGTCAGTGCCGACACCAGGATCATGTTGGCGTATTCCGCCAGGAAGAACACGGCGAAGGCCATACCCGAGTATTCCACGTGGAAACCGGCAACGATTTCCGATTCACCTTCCGCCACGTCGAACGGGGCACGGTTGGTTTCGGCAACGCCGGAAATCAGGTACACGAGGAACAGCGGGAACAGCGGCAGCCAGTTCCACGACAGTGCCGAGCCGCCACCGATACCGTGGCCCTGCTGGTTGACGATGTCGACCAGGTTCAGGCTGCCGGACACCATCAGTACGCCGACCAGCGCGAAGCCCATTGAGATCTCGTAGGACACGATCTGGGCCGAGGAACGCAGTGCGCCCAGGAAGGAGTACTTGGAGTTACCCGCCCAGCCGGCCACGATCACGCCGTACACGCCCATCGAGGTGATCGCCATGATGAACAGCAGCGATGCGTCGATATTGGCCAGCACCATGGTGTCGGTGAACGGGATTACCGCCCAGGCAGCCAGTGCCGGCATGATGGACAGCACCGGCGCCACCAGAAACAGACCCTTGCTCGACTTGGTCGGCAGGATGATCTCTTTCATCAGCAGCTTCACGCCGTCAGCCAGTGGCTGCAACAGCCCTTTCGGGCCGACACGGTTAGGGCCGATACGGATCTGCATGTAGCCGATCACCTTGCGCTCTGCCAGCGTCAGGTAGGCCACACCGATCATCAGCGGGGCAACGATGGCCAGAATCTTCAGCAGTGTCCACACTGCCAGACCGGCCTCGGTCCCCAGCAAGTTTTGCAGCAATTCCATGACTTATCCTCGCTTGATCTGAATCGGTTCGAACAGACCACCCAGTGCCTGCGTTGCCGGATGGGCAGCAGCGACACGGACCGCACCGGCGGCAACGGCAGCGTCGGCTACCAGTTGCAGGCGAACTTCGGCCTCACCCTGGCTGACGATGGCAGGCTGACCTGCTTCCAGACCCAGTTTGGCGATGTCTTGCGGATTGAGGGCAATCACGGGCGCGGCGGCCGCGGCGGTCTTCTGCAGCGAGCCGGCACGGCGGCAGATGGCATCCGTCTGGTACATCGGCACTTCACCGATACGCACCAGTGCATCGCCGGCCGCAACGTTGGCCGCAACACTGTTCAGCTGGTTGTTCAGTGCCGCGGCGATGTCGCCCTGCGCCAGCAGTTCGGCACGCACGTCTTCCGCGCTGTTGAAGTCGAAGCCGGACAGGTTGAGCATATTGCCCAGTACGCGCAGCACTTTCCAGGCCGGACGGGTCTCGCCCAGCGGACGCACCACACCGTTGAACGGCTGCAGCTTGCCTTCCATGTTGACGAAGGAGCCGGCGGTTTCGGAGAACGGCGCGATCGGCAGCAGCACGTCGGCGTAGTCCAGCAGTGCGTCACCCTTGAATGCGGTCAGCCCAATCACGGTGGCGGCCTGCTTCATCGCGGCCACGGCCTGCTGGCTGTTGTAGGCGTCGGCTTCGATCTCGCTGTTGAGCAGCACGTAAGCCTTGTGCGGTGCGGCCAGCATCTCGCTGGCGCCGAGACCGGCACTGACAGCCTTGCCCATCGGGCCACGTTGCGGATTGACACCGGCGATGTCGGCACCGACGCTGTTGGCGGCTTCGGCAGCGATACCGAAACGGGCGCCGGTCACACGGCCGATTTCCTGGGCCAGCGACAGCAGCTCGACAAATGCCGGGTGATGCTGTGCCACGTTACCCAGCACCACGGCAGCCGATTCGGCGGCGCACAGGCTGTCGGCAATGGCGCGAGCCTCGGCGCTAACGTTGGCCGCAGACAGATCCAGTGCGGTCGACGCGGACTTGATTT carries:
- a CDS encoding NADH-quinone oxidoreductase subunit J; protein product: MSFQAVVFYVLSLILIVAAFRVVTAKNPVHAALYLVLAFFTASGHWLLLQAEFLAIALVLVYVGAVMVLFLFVVMMLDINIEKLREGFWQNFPLAGTVALVMVAEMLLILSSPEANLAGFQAGPAVAADASNVRELGRQLYTVYLLPFEAAAVVLLVAMVAAIGITMRKRADSKYINPAEQVRVRRNDRVRVVQVQAVKPEADTASDTNEQQA
- the nuoI gene encoding NADH-quinone oxidoreductase subunit NuoI translates to MRNFFKTFLLVELVQGLMVTGRHFFARKITVQFPEEKTPISPRFRGLHAQRRYANGEERCIACKLCEAVCPALAITIESEQRDDGTRRTSRYDIDLTKCIFCGFCEEACPVDAIVETHIFEYHGEKRGDLYYTKPMLLAVGDKYEAEIAANKAADAKYR
- the nuoH gene encoding NADH-quinone oxidoreductase subunit NuoH; this translates as MELLQNLLGTEAGLAVWTLLKILAIVAPLMIGVAYLTLAERKVIGYMQIRIGPNRVGPKGLLQPLADGVKLLMKEIILPTKSSKGLFLVAPVLSIMPALAAWAVIPFTDTMVLANIDASLLFIMAITSMGVYGVIVAGWAGNSKYSFLGALRSSAQIVSYEISMGFALVGVLMVSGSLNLVDIVNQQGHGIGGGSALSWNWLPLFPLFLVYLISGVAETNRAPFDVAEGESEIVAGFHVEYSGMAFAVFFLAEYANMILVSALTAIMFMGGWLSPFPASWGALGASGVIWLLVKISLVLFLFLWFRATFPRYRYDQIMRLGWKIFIPVSLVWVLVVGAWMMSPLSLWN